GGGACGGCAGGCTCCGGGGGTGGATGAGCCGCGAACGGCTCAGCATCACTGACGTTTTTTCTTCATGTCCTGCAGAACCATTTCCAGGGCTGAAATGGCAATATCCGGTTCAATCTCATGGGTTTCCAGCAAATAAATTAAGTCGACAGCCAGT
Above is a window of Photobacterium sp. TY1-4 DNA encoding:
- the rsmS gene encoding pleiotropic regulatory protein RsmS produces the protein MTEPKNTPSSLDDAPEDIKLAVDLIYLLETHEIEPDIAISALEMVLQDMKKKRQ